One Triticum dicoccoides isolate Atlit2015 ecotype Zavitan chromosome 5B, WEW_v2.0, whole genome shotgun sequence genomic window carries:
- the LOC119310959 gene encoding uncharacterized protein LOC119310959 isoform X2 has translation MEGDEAARRGREALSGGHLCHVCGHQYPNPNPSAKLRRSHRRNSCRKVTPSAEEEDAGPRNAGEGRLVLGAAGGPGDGEEPGNGAASGGSASPGSANGGVESVEDRENAEHASPNAARIQAITSDYIETGLIPNNSAVTADEGNGTDSERPCTNGMQHKVPESFTEIGQLAVAHPTEREDCLEEYQDASSFLHQSDPEDGAAIARESDVPMEIKNLDKGSVGSSVAADVISLERYDTCKYQFSRESSMTDFPAGSEVENEAEYYAENRTPGLVGREDVLNLQSTGDCSADIDSNNADFVVDSKSDKTSGSCEFIGDLNPSSLQKCSPLMSDPGSQSACSRKVDSFFKDGMEVLDCMSEVSPREEIVESYPIGSETTSNSGDEVKLIHTESTSTDHSTERSSQNFSAQDTSGVQLPDDNSCLVNSVCSVPGYKNDLAVTNVDGMLKSNAEENCSEGILVKGSALDSSCEARSEQQEDICNRESATEVPTNYQVSTSQEHVTLLMDQVTSTKNPFNVDDTRSDDLFELASGYHLEAPNVFESEQEVDSTSQTVSNQTSVADGKHCPISDDRMVAVSSKNGYAVDAEDASVSSSADSAKNVFLHDALVNHDKKEGESHTNGIIDAPSQVFPTEFGTMPDSQEINAVSTHVEEKTGAEDTKAKDETPVENIDDSEEKKQTEDASAKEMTAVLHSDNVEEDKLAKDTGSKEVTAVQSTENIHEKVQTEDDRAKKIDGEFNTADVGNRQTDVASKEEKTDEVQQTDNAEEKKQAPETTAKETNAVQSRDQAEERKQAEGTVGLEGNKQNGEIAAVGSRLNSARISVPLKVLLAEASLEGKEKKPSTKERVLSFTRRGASKDDASSAKPGPAGSDDQYWNSPAKMPHDNNNNVDKRSKVRKQPWMPFICCHSVH, from the exons ATGGAGGGCGACGAGGCGGCGAGGCGGGGGAGGGAGGCGCTGAGCGGGGGCCACCTCTGCCACGTCTGCGGGCACCAGtaccccaaccccaaccccagcgCCAAGCTCCGCCGCTCCCACCGCAGGAATTCCTGCCGCAAGGTCACGCcgtcggccgaggaggaggacgccggGCCGCGCAATGCGGGAGAGGGCCGCCTCGTGCTTG GTGCTGCGGGAGGACCAGGAGACGGGGAGGAGCCCGGCAATGGCGCGGCGAGCGGAGGCTCTGCCTCGCCCGGATCTGCGAACGGAGGCGTCGAATCGGTGGAGGACAGGGAGAACGCGG AACATGCTTCTCCTAATGCTGCTAGAATTCAAGCCATCACCAGTGACTACATTGAAACCGGCCTGATTCCCAATAATTCTGCTGTAACTGCAGATGAAGGCAATGGAACCGATTCAGAAAGGCCTTGCACCAATGGAATGCAACATAAAGTGCCTGAAAGTTTCACTGAAATTGGACAGCTTGCAGTTGCACACCCAACTGAACGAGAAGATTGTCTTGAGGAGTACCAGGATGCATCTTCTTTTCTTCATCAATCAGATCCGGAAGATGGTGCAGCAATAGCACGTGAGTCAGATGTTCCTATGGAAATCAAGAATCTGGATAAAGGCTCAGTGGGTTCAAGTGTGGCTGCAGATGTAATCTCTCTTGAAAGATATGACACATGCAAATATCAGTTTTCAAGAGAATCAAGCATGACTGATTTTCCTGCTGGATCCGAAGTTGAAAACGAAGCTGAATATTATGCGGAGAATAGAACTCCTGGATTGGTCGGGCGTGAAGATGTCTTAAACCTCCAGAGTACAGGTGACTGCTCAGCAGACATTGACAGCAACAATGCAGATTTTGTGGTTGACAGCAAATCTGATAAAACATCAGGCAGTTGTGAGTTTATTGGTGATTTGAATCCCTCGTCTCTTCAGAAGTGCTCTCCGCTTATGTCCGACCCAGGATCCCAATCTGCATGTTCCAGGAAGGTGGACAGCTTCTTTAAAGATGGTATGGAAGTTCTGGATTGCATGTCTGAAGTATCGCCAAGAGAAGAAATTGTAGAATCATATCCTATTGGATCTGAAACAACATCTAATTCTGGAGACGAGGTGAAGCTAATTCATACAGAAAGTACGTCAACTGATCActccacagagcgctcttcacagaACTTTTCTGCTCAAGATACTTCAGGTGTTCAGCTGCCAGATGATAACTCTTGCTTGGTAAATTCAGTATGCTCTGTACCTGGTTATAAGAATGATCTGGCTGTTACTAATGTCGATGGCATGCTCAAGTCCAATGCTGAAGAGAACTGCAGTGAAGGCATTTTAGTTAAGGGCAGTGCGTTGGATTCTTCCTGTGAGGCAAGGTCTGAACAACAAGAGGACATCTGCAACAGAGAGAGTGCCACTGAGGTTCCAACAAATTACCAAGTGTCTACAAGTCAGGAGCATGTCACATTACTAATGGATCAAGTGACTTCTACCAAGAATCCATTCAATGTAGATGACACCAGGAGTGATGACTTATTTGAGCTTGCTTCTGGTTACCATTTGGAGGCACCAAATGTTTTTGAATCAGAGCAGGAAGTTGACTCTACATCTCAGACAGTTTCCAACCAAACCAGTGTTGCTGATGGGAAACACTGTCCGATCTCAG ATGATCGCATGGTAGCTGTGTCAAGTAAAAATGGATATGCAGTTGATGCAGAAGATGCGTCGGTCAGTAGTAGTGCAGATTCTGCGAAGAACGTTTTCTTGCATGATGCCTTGGTGAACCATGACAAGAAGGAAGGTGAATCACATACAAATGGCATCATCGATGCACCATCTCAAGTATTTCCGACAGAATTTGGCACAATGCCCGACTCTCAGGAGATCAATGCAGTCAGCACACATGTTGAAGAAAAGACTGGCGCGGAAGACACCAAAGCAAAAGATGAGACTCCGGTAGAGAATATAGATGACTCAGAAGAAAAGAAACAGACTGAAGATGCTAGTGCGAAGGAGATGACTGCAGTACTGCACTCAGATAATGTCGAAGAGGATAAACTGGCTAAGGATACTGGTTCAAAGGAAGTGACAGCAGTGCAAAGCACAGAAAATATTCATGAAAAGGTTCAGACTGAAGACGATCGTGCAAAGAAGATTGATGGAGAATTTAACACAGCTGATGTTGGCAACAGGCAGACTGATGTCGCCAGCAAAGAAGAGAAAACAGATGAAGTGCAACAGACAGATAATGCTGAAGAAAAGAAGCAGGCTCCAGAAACTACTGCAAAGGAGACGAACGCGGTGCAAAGCAGGGATCAAGCTGAAGAGCGGAAGCAGGCTGAAGGGACAGTCGGTCTGGAGGGAAACAAGCAGAATGGAGAGATCGCTGCCGTTGGCTCGAGGCTGAATTCAGCAAGGATCAGCGTCCCCTTGAAGGTCCTCCTCGCCGAGGCAAGCCTGGAGGGCAAAGAGAAGAAACCCAGCACCAAGGAGCGGGTCCTGTCGTTCACGCGGCGAGGAGCGTCGAAGGACGACGCCTCATCGGCGAAGCCAGGGCCAGCCGGTTCGGACGACCAGTACTGGAACTCCCCCGCGAAGATGCcccacgacaacaacaacaacgtcgacAAGAGATCCAAAGTGAGGAAGCAGCCGTGGATGCCCTTCATCTGCTGCCACTCCGTGCACTGA
- the LOC119310959 gene encoding uncharacterized protein LOC119310959 isoform X1, protein MEGDEAARRGREALSGGHLCHVCGHQYPNPNPSAKLRRSHRRNSCRKVTPSAEEEDAGPRNAGEGRLVLGAAGGPGDGEEPGNGAASGGSASPGSANGGVESVEDRENAGVCSLLLSTEHASPNAARIQAITSDYIETGLIPNNSAVTADEGNGTDSERPCTNGMQHKVPESFTEIGQLAVAHPTEREDCLEEYQDASSFLHQSDPEDGAAIARESDVPMEIKNLDKGSVGSSVAADVISLERYDTCKYQFSRESSMTDFPAGSEVENEAEYYAENRTPGLVGREDVLNLQSTGDCSADIDSNNADFVVDSKSDKTSGSCEFIGDLNPSSLQKCSPLMSDPGSQSACSRKVDSFFKDGMEVLDCMSEVSPREEIVESYPIGSETTSNSGDEVKLIHTESTSTDHSTERSSQNFSAQDTSGVQLPDDNSCLVNSVCSVPGYKNDLAVTNVDGMLKSNAEENCSEGILVKGSALDSSCEARSEQQEDICNRESATEVPTNYQVSTSQEHVTLLMDQVTSTKNPFNVDDTRSDDLFELASGYHLEAPNVFESEQEVDSTSQTVSNQTSVADGKHCPISDDRMVAVSSKNGYAVDAEDASVSSSADSAKNVFLHDALVNHDKKEGESHTNGIIDAPSQVFPTEFGTMPDSQEINAVSTHVEEKTGAEDTKAKDETPVENIDDSEEKKQTEDASAKEMTAVLHSDNVEEDKLAKDTGSKEVTAVQSTENIHEKVQTEDDRAKKIDGEFNTADVGNRQTDVASKEEKTDEVQQTDNAEEKKQAPETTAKETNAVQSRDQAEERKQAEGTVGLEGNKQNGEIAAVGSRLNSARISVPLKVLLAEASLEGKEKKPSTKERVLSFTRRGASKDDASSAKPGPAGSDDQYWNSPAKMPHDNNNNVDKRSKVRKQPWMPFICCHSVH, encoded by the exons ATGGAGGGCGACGAGGCGGCGAGGCGGGGGAGGGAGGCGCTGAGCGGGGGCCACCTCTGCCACGTCTGCGGGCACCAGtaccccaaccccaaccccagcgCCAAGCTCCGCCGCTCCCACCGCAGGAATTCCTGCCGCAAGGTCACGCcgtcggccgaggaggaggacgccggGCCGCGCAATGCGGGAGAGGGCCGCCTCGTGCTTG GTGCTGCGGGAGGACCAGGAGACGGGGAGGAGCCCGGCAATGGCGCGGCGAGCGGAGGCTCTGCCTCGCCCGGATCTGCGAACGGAGGCGTCGAATCGGTGGAGGACAGGGAGAACGCGGGTGTGTGCTCTCTGCTCCTCTCTACTG AACATGCTTCTCCTAATGCTGCTAGAATTCAAGCCATCACCAGTGACTACATTGAAACCGGCCTGATTCCCAATAATTCTGCTGTAACTGCAGATGAAGGCAATGGAACCGATTCAGAAAGGCCTTGCACCAATGGAATGCAACATAAAGTGCCTGAAAGTTTCACTGAAATTGGACAGCTTGCAGTTGCACACCCAACTGAACGAGAAGATTGTCTTGAGGAGTACCAGGATGCATCTTCTTTTCTTCATCAATCAGATCCGGAAGATGGTGCAGCAATAGCACGTGAGTCAGATGTTCCTATGGAAATCAAGAATCTGGATAAAGGCTCAGTGGGTTCAAGTGTGGCTGCAGATGTAATCTCTCTTGAAAGATATGACACATGCAAATATCAGTTTTCAAGAGAATCAAGCATGACTGATTTTCCTGCTGGATCCGAAGTTGAAAACGAAGCTGAATATTATGCGGAGAATAGAACTCCTGGATTGGTCGGGCGTGAAGATGTCTTAAACCTCCAGAGTACAGGTGACTGCTCAGCAGACATTGACAGCAACAATGCAGATTTTGTGGTTGACAGCAAATCTGATAAAACATCAGGCAGTTGTGAGTTTATTGGTGATTTGAATCCCTCGTCTCTTCAGAAGTGCTCTCCGCTTATGTCCGACCCAGGATCCCAATCTGCATGTTCCAGGAAGGTGGACAGCTTCTTTAAAGATGGTATGGAAGTTCTGGATTGCATGTCTGAAGTATCGCCAAGAGAAGAAATTGTAGAATCATATCCTATTGGATCTGAAACAACATCTAATTCTGGAGACGAGGTGAAGCTAATTCATACAGAAAGTACGTCAACTGATCActccacagagcgctcttcacagaACTTTTCTGCTCAAGATACTTCAGGTGTTCAGCTGCCAGATGATAACTCTTGCTTGGTAAATTCAGTATGCTCTGTACCTGGTTATAAGAATGATCTGGCTGTTACTAATGTCGATGGCATGCTCAAGTCCAATGCTGAAGAGAACTGCAGTGAAGGCATTTTAGTTAAGGGCAGTGCGTTGGATTCTTCCTGTGAGGCAAGGTCTGAACAACAAGAGGACATCTGCAACAGAGAGAGTGCCACTGAGGTTCCAACAAATTACCAAGTGTCTACAAGTCAGGAGCATGTCACATTACTAATGGATCAAGTGACTTCTACCAAGAATCCATTCAATGTAGATGACACCAGGAGTGATGACTTATTTGAGCTTGCTTCTGGTTACCATTTGGAGGCACCAAATGTTTTTGAATCAGAGCAGGAAGTTGACTCTACATCTCAGACAGTTTCCAACCAAACCAGTGTTGCTGATGGGAAACACTGTCCGATCTCAG ATGATCGCATGGTAGCTGTGTCAAGTAAAAATGGATATGCAGTTGATGCAGAAGATGCGTCGGTCAGTAGTAGTGCAGATTCTGCGAAGAACGTTTTCTTGCATGATGCCTTGGTGAACCATGACAAGAAGGAAGGTGAATCACATACAAATGGCATCATCGATGCACCATCTCAAGTATTTCCGACAGAATTTGGCACAATGCCCGACTCTCAGGAGATCAATGCAGTCAGCACACATGTTGAAGAAAAGACTGGCGCGGAAGACACCAAAGCAAAAGATGAGACTCCGGTAGAGAATATAGATGACTCAGAAGAAAAGAAACAGACTGAAGATGCTAGTGCGAAGGAGATGACTGCAGTACTGCACTCAGATAATGTCGAAGAGGATAAACTGGCTAAGGATACTGGTTCAAAGGAAGTGACAGCAGTGCAAAGCACAGAAAATATTCATGAAAAGGTTCAGACTGAAGACGATCGTGCAAAGAAGATTGATGGAGAATTTAACACAGCTGATGTTGGCAACAGGCAGACTGATGTCGCCAGCAAAGAAGAGAAAACAGATGAAGTGCAACAGACAGATAATGCTGAAGAAAAGAAGCAGGCTCCAGAAACTACTGCAAAGGAGACGAACGCGGTGCAAAGCAGGGATCAAGCTGAAGAGCGGAAGCAGGCTGAAGGGACAGTCGGTCTGGAGGGAAACAAGCAGAATGGAGAGATCGCTGCCGTTGGCTCGAGGCTGAATTCAGCAAGGATCAGCGTCCCCTTGAAGGTCCTCCTCGCCGAGGCAAGCCTGGAGGGCAAAGAGAAGAAACCCAGCACCAAGGAGCGGGTCCTGTCGTTCACGCGGCGAGGAGCGTCGAAGGACGACGCCTCATCGGCGAAGCCAGGGCCAGCCGGTTCGGACGACCAGTACTGGAACTCCCCCGCGAAGATGCcccacgacaacaacaacaacgtcgacAAGAGATCCAAAGTGAGGAAGCAGCCGTGGATGCCCTTCATCTGCTGCCACTCCGTGCACTGA
- the LOC119310961 gene encoding probable glucan endo-1,3-beta-glucosidase A6: MVASMAASPLRPLLFLLLAALACHAADASWSGNPFRHGHGRGRGLGVNYGRVADNIPTPRRSVQLLRAAGAGSVKIYDANPAVLRALAGTGMAVSIMVPNQIIPDLAASYAAADRWVADNLLPYLPRTRVKYLLVGNEVLSDGSITASTWTRIVPAMENLHRSLRARRVSRVKLGTTLAMDALVTGAFPRPPSAAAFRPDIAEQVMRPLLRFLEGTNSYYFVDAYTYFVWAGSNGTVPLDYALLQAATRARYVDPGTGLTYTNLLDEMLDAVGAAMSKLGHGSVRIAIAETGWPNGGDYDQIGANVRNAAVYNRNLAARMARNPGTPARPGARMPVFVFSLYNENLKPGPGTERHWGLYHANGTAVYPVDLTGRRPLWAYPPLPAPENDTPYKGPIWCVLAAHAGRKLNETAVGDALTYACGQGNGTCDAIQPGGECFQPNTGVAHASYAFNSYWQQFRKTGATCYFNNLAEQTIKDPSHGSCKFSSSLG, from the exons ATGGTGGCATCCATGGCGGCCTCCCCCCTCCGGCcgctcctctttctcctcctcgccgCCCTCGCCTGCCACG CGGCGGACGCGAGCTGGAGCGGGAACCCCTTCCGCCACGGCCACGGGCGGGGCCGCGGCCTCGGCGTCAACTACGGCAGGGTGGCCGACAACATCCCGACGCCGCGGCGGTCCGTGCAGCTGCTGCGCGCGGCGGGGGCGGGCTCCGTCAAGATCTACGACGCCAACCCGGCGGTGCTCCGCGCGCTGGCCGGCACGGGCATGGCGGTCTCCATCATGGTGCCCAACCAGATCATCCCGGACCTGGCCGCCTCCTACGCCGCCGCCGACCGCTGGGTCGCCGACAACCTGCTCCCCTACCTCCCGCGGACGCGGGTCAAGTACCTGCTCGTCGGCAACGAGGTGCTCTCCGACGGCTCCATCACGGCCTCCACCTGGACCCGCATCGTGCCGGCCATGGAGAACCTCCACCGCAGCCTCCGCGCGCGCCGCGTCAGCCGCGTCAAGCTCGGCACCACGCTCGCCATGGACGCGCTCGTCACGGGCGCCTTCCCGCGCCCGCCCTCCGCCGCGGCGTTCCGCCCCGACATCGCCGAGCAGGTCATGCGCCCACTGCTCCGCTTCCTCGAGGGCACCAACTCCTACTACTTCGTCGACGCCTACACCTACTTCGTCTGGGCCGGCAGCAACGGCACCGTCCCGCTCGACTACGCGCTCCTCCAGGCCGCCACGCGCGCCCGCTACGTCGACCCCGGCACGGGGCTCACCTACACCAACCTGCTCGACGAAATGCTCGACGCCGTGGGCGCCGCCATGTCCAAGCTCGGCCACGGGAGCGTCAGGATCGCCATCGCGGAGACCGGCTGGCCCAACGGCGGCGACTACGACCAGATCGGCGCCAATGTCCGCAACGCCGCCGTCTACAACAGGAACCTCGCGGCGCGGATGGCCAGGAACCCCGGCACGCCGGCGCGGCCGGGCGCCAGGATGCCGGTGTTCGTCTTCTCCCTCTACAACGAGAACCTCAAGCCCGGCCCGGGCACCGAGCGCCACTGGGGCCTCTACCACGCCAACGGCACGGCCGTGTACCCGGTCGACCTCACCGGGCGGCGGCCGCTGTGGGCGTACCCGCCGCTGCCGGCGCCGGAGAACGACACGCCGTACAAGGGCCCGATATGGTGCGTGCTGGCCGCCCACGCCGGCAGGAAGCTGAACGAGACGGCGGTGGGGGACGCGCTGACGTACGCGTGCGGGCAGGGGAACGGGACGTGCGACGCCATCCAGCCCGGCGGCGAGTGCTTCCAGCCCAACACGGGCGTGGCGCACGCCAGCTACGCCTTCAACTCCTACTGGCAACAGTTCAGGAAGACCGGAGCTACGTGCTACTTCAACAACCTCGCAGAGCAGACCATCAAGGACCCAA GCCACGGATCCTGCAAGTTCAGCAGTTCATTGGGCTGA